TTGACCCCGCGCTTCGCGAGCGCCGTCAGCACGTCGTCCGTGTACGGCTTGAGCCACGGCTCTTTGCCGAACCGGGACTGGTAGGTCTGCGTCCACTTGTCCCGCGGGAGGCCGAGCCGCGGGAGGAGAGCCCGCGTCGTGCGCACGACCTGCGTCGCGTAGGGGTCGCCCCGTTTCGAGTACGACTGCGGGATGCCGTGGAAGCTGACGACGAGGTGGTCCGGCTGCCACGCGAGCTTCGCCAGATCGTCCTGAATGACCGCGGCCACCGCATTGAGGTAGGCCGGGTGGACATAATAGGGCGGGACGATCCGGACCGCCGGCACACGGCGAACCTTGAGCAAGGTCTTGAACAGCGCGTCCGTCGCGCTGGCGAACGTGGTGGCGGAATACTGCGGGAACATGGGCAGGACGATCAAGCGGTCGAAGCCGGCCGCGATCATCTCGGTCACGACCTTTTCGACCGACGGGTTCCCGATCATCATCCCGAACCGGACCGGCGTGTCCGGGAAGTGGGCCTGGAGCAACTCGGTCTGCCGCTTGGTGTAGTGCATGAGCGGGGAGCCGGTCTTCGCGTCCCAGATCCGCGCGTACTTCTCGGCCGACGCCGCCGGCCGGGTGCGGAGAATGATCCCGTGGAGGATCGGCCACCAAATCAGCTTGGGCACCTCGATCACCCGCGGGTCCGACAGGAACTGCCGGAGGTAGGGCTTCAGTGCCGCCTTGGTGGGGGCGTCCGGGGTGCCGAGTTGAACGAGCAGGATGCCGGTCATGGTGTTGTTGTCGGTTGAGTGCTGCCGTCGCGCGTGAGCGAAAACGAGCCGTGCGGGGCACCGTATTCATAGGTGCCCCGCACGGCCCGAAACCCGTCGCCCGCATTTTCCGCCGCGGCGGTTACGCCTTGGCTTTGCAGCCCGGGCCTTCCTTCGCGTCGTGCTTGTCGGTGATGTGCGCCTCGCCGCCGACGGCTTTCAGCGCCTCGGCCTTGTCCTTGTTCAGCTGGACGTAGCTGGTCCACTGCGCCGGCGTGTTGCCCTCGGAGTAAATCGCCTCGACCGGGCACTCGGGGACGCACGCTTCGCAGTCGATGCAGTCGTTCGGGTCGATGTAAAGCATGGTGTCGTCCTGGTAGAAGCACTCTACCGGGCAGACCACACAGCAGTCCGTGTACTTGCAGTCGTTGCAGTTGGCCGTGACGATGTGCGGCATAACGCGAGTCTCCCTAAATGCGGGTAAGATAAGGCACCGGTTGGTCCGGCTTCTGAACCCGCCGCCGGACGGGCCGGAACCGGTCGAGATACAAGAATTCGTCGGACCCGCGCGGGGTGTCAAAGTATGCATAGCCATCGGCCGGCCGCGCGGGAAGACCCGATGTTTTTTCCCGAAATCGTGTCCGGCACGGCTTCCCAGCCGCAACCCCGGGGAACCGCACGCAGTCCCGCGGCCATACACCTCGGGCACGGTCGGGCGCGACGGCTCAAAAATCTGAGACGGCTCGAAAGGTTTAGAGGAATTTGGTCATCGATGAAGTGTGGTCGTCTGCTTCTGAATTTGGCGTGCGGCGCCCGACCGCCGCTTGGTTTTTTTTCAAACCCAAAGAGACGGTCAAGCGCCGCACGCCAAATTGAGGAATCGTGCTACATCGCGACGGCCACGCGATTGAAAAGGGCCGCGCCATTACTCTGACCCACGGGCCGCACAGAGCGACAAGTTCGTGTCATCTGGCGTCGCGAGAGTGAGTCGCAACAAGTACGGGCGTTTTATAATGCGGGGCGGCCAGCCGTGGAGGTGATCGCTTCGGCCGGGAAAGGCGGGATCGGAAAGGGTGACTCGCCGTCGATCGGAATCTCGCCATTCCGGATCGCGTCGGCCAGTTCGCGTTCGAGGCGCGCGGCGACGGCAGCCCGACTCGGGTCGCGGCGGAGGAACCCGTTGGCCGCGTCGATCACCAACCGGGCGACCCGTTCTTCGAGGGACCGCCCGGTGCTGGAGTCGTATTCAAACGGCCAAATTTGTGGCCACTCGCGGTTGAGGGCCAGGATCTGCTGAACGGCGAGCGTGAGCCGGAGTTCCCCGCGGATCAGCGCGCCGACGATCGCGTCCTTGGCCGCGATTCGTTTGGCCACGGCCGTGGCCCGCGCGTACCCCGGATCCCGACTGTCGGACGGGGTGAAGATCACGCGCGAGTATCCGTCCGAAGAGTCCGGCTCCCACCGCGCCGCGGCCGCAACAATTGCCCCACTCGCCACCGCGACCACCACCGCCGCCGCCCGCGAGAATCGTGTCATCGCTCGTCCTCCCGCGCACCAGTCAACCCGCCGAGGAAAAAGACGCGAAGTCGTGGAACCCGGCGCGCCGGATTCCCCACTTTTTCTCACCCACTTCACCCGCGTCACAATCAAGACGATGCGGGGCGAGAATCGTTTCACACAATTTAAGACAATCCGTCTGAACTGTAAATGGCAGATTCAGACATTTTGTCTGTAAGCACCCGCGTCTCCAGTTCCGCCACCGTAGTAGTGCCCGCGGGTGTGCGTTCTGATTCGTAATTCGCTGGAAATTCTCCGAGATTTTTTGAATCCGTGCCCGGCACGTGACAACCGCGTTACACGAACGGGCGGGCGGGGGCAGTCCGGACGGGGATAGAGGACGCGGGGGAATCGGCGCGAGCGTCGCGCATCGCGATTGGCGATCACGAGCCGCGCGGTATCTTGTCAGCCGACCCGCGACGAACCCGGAGCCGGCCATGACGCCCGAAGAACACCCGACGCTGGAAGAGTGGATCGAAGCGACCCAGTCGTGCTGCGGCATCGACCACGACGACGACGACGACACCCCGCCGCCACAACCGCCGGAGGACCGCGAGCCGCCGCCCCCGGCTCCCGACGAGGCGTAAAGAACGGGCGTGGAAAGAGGCTACCATCCCGTCCGCTCGCCCTGCAAGACGTACTTGTATTTAGAGGTTACAGCCGCGTTACACTGAGACGTTCCGGTGCGGGTATGATGTGGCGATCAGTCGGACGCCGACGTGCCCTTCTCCACCGGAGTCGCCGCGATGAAGCCCCCGAACCGCGCCCTGCAATTCGTTGCCATCGGCAGTTCCTTACTACTCGTCGGCGGACTCGTCTCGTACCGCACCGGCGCGCTCGGCCGGCTCGCGGCGACCTGGGGCCGGCCGGGTGGGTGGTGGCATTCGCTGCTGGCGCCCGCGGCTTCCCGAGACCCAGACTACTTGCCCGGGTCGAAATCCAAAACCTACGTTGTTCCCCCCGCGTCTCCCGAAGCGCCCGCGAGCTATGAAGTGAACCCGGCGGCGGCCCCACCGGGGACACCGCCACATCCGACGTTCATGGCCGGGTCCAAGTCGATTACGTTCGTGGTCCCGCCCGGCGGCCCGACGGCCCAACCGCCCGCCCCGGGAGCGCCAGCACACCCGGCGTTCCTGCCCGGGTCCAAATCCGACCCGTTCATCGTTCCCCCAGTAGCCCCGTCTG
The sequence above is a segment of the Fimbriiglobus ruber genome. Coding sequences within it:
- a CDS encoding 4Fe-4S dicluster domain-containing protein translates to MPHIVTANCNDCKYTDCCVVCPVECFYQDDTMLYIDPNDCIDCEACVPECPVEAIYSEGNTPAQWTSYVQLNKDKAEALKAVGGEAHITDKHDAKEGPGCKAKA
- the hemH gene encoding ferrochelatase; protein product: MTGILLVQLGTPDAPTKAALKPYLRQFLSDPRVIEVPKLIWWPILHGIILRTRPAASAEKYARIWDAKTGSPLMHYTKRQTELLQAHFPDTPVRFGMMIGNPSVEKVVTEMIAAGFDRLIVLPMFPQYSATTFASATDALFKTLLKVRRVPAVRIVPPYYVHPAYLNAVAAVIQDDLAKLAWQPDHLVVSFHGIPQSYSKRGDPYATQVVRTTRALLPRLGLPRDKWTQTYQSRFGKEPWLKPYTDDVLTALAKRGVKRVAVTLPGFTADCLETIDEIGRESREVFEHAGGEHLHNIPCLNDHPKWIEAMAAIVRDEGHGWVK